In a genomic window of Venatoribacter cucullus:
- a CDS encoding acyl-CoA dehydrogenase C-terminal domain-containing protein translates to MIQYKAPLKDINFLINDVFNFQNHYQHIPGGSDATPEMVDAILGEAARFSEEVLAPLYQSGDEGCVWNNGEVTTPKGFKEAYQQYMEGGWQGMSAPVEYGGQGLPLSLGVIKSEMIGTANWVWGMYPGLSMGAMNTIYMHGTEEQKQTFLLPLTEGRWMGTMCLTEPQCGTDLGQVKTKAEPNGDGSYNLTGTKIFISSGEHDLTDQIVHIVLARLPDAPKGTKGISLFIVPKYHVNADGSLGERNAVSCGSIEEKMGIHGSSTCVMNFDGAKGFLIGPEHKGLMCMFTFMNTARIGTSIQGVGTAELSFQNALPYARDRRSMRSLSGTKSPDQVADALIVHPDVRRMLLTQKAIAEGGRAMLYHAARLADHMMAAHSKGDSAGYEAYDDKLGFLTPILKAFLTELGYEAANHGVQIYGGHGFIKEWGMEQIIRDAQISKLYEGTTGVQALDLLGRKILLGKMKSFNEFRAEMKEFIKTHKNTREMKPLIRQLKRAMFQWRIGTFRIALKAAKNRDMVGAASVDYLMYSGYIIMAFFWARMADAAYSGIKAGNGDTDFYKAKIQTAQFYYDRLLPRAKAHGKMMLKDPKSLMQMKDEHFSF, encoded by the coding sequence ATGATTCAGTACAAAGCTCCGTTAAAAGATATTAACTTCCTGATTAACGACGTTTTTAATTTCCAGAACCACTATCAGCATATTCCGGGTGGCAGTGATGCCACACCGGAGATGGTCGATGCCATTCTGGGCGAAGCCGCCCGCTTCAGCGAAGAAGTGCTGGCACCGCTGTATCAGAGTGGTGATGAAGGCTGTGTGTGGAATAACGGTGAGGTGACCACACCGAAAGGCTTTAAAGAAGCCTACCAGCAATATATGGAAGGCGGCTGGCAGGGTATGTCGGCGCCGGTGGAATACGGTGGCCAGGGGTTGCCGCTGTCGCTGGGCGTTATTAAATCGGAAATGATCGGCACCGCCAACTGGGTGTGGGGCATGTACCCGGGCCTGTCGATGGGGGCGATGAACACCATTTACATGCACGGCACTGAAGAACAGAAGCAAACCTTTCTGCTGCCGCTGACGGAAGGCCGCTGGATGGGCACCATGTGCTTAACCGAGCCGCAGTGTGGTACCGACCTGGGTCAGGTAAAAACCAAAGCCGAACCGAACGGCGACGGTTCGTACAACCTTACCGGCACCAAGATTTTTATTTCCTCCGGTGAACACGATTTAACCGACCAGATCGTGCACATCGTACTGGCTCGTCTGCCCGATGCGCCGAAAGGCACCAAAGGGATTTCGCTGTTTATCGTGCCGAAATACCACGTCAACGCCGACGGTTCACTGGGCGAGCGCAATGCCGTGAGCTGTGGTTCCATTGAAGAAAAAATGGGTATTCACGGTTCTTCGACCTGCGTGATGAATTTCGACGGTGCTAAAGGTTTCCTGATTGGCCCGGAACATAAAGGCCTGATGTGCATGTTCACCTTTATGAATACTGCCCGTATCGGTACCTCCATTCAGGGGGTCGGCACCGCTGAATTGTCGTTCCAGAACGCCTTGCCTTATGCCCGTGACCGTCGCTCCATGCGCTCGCTCAGCGGCACCAAAAGCCCCGATCAGGTCGCCGATGCGTTAATCGTGCACCCGGATGTGCGCCGTATGCTGTTAACCCAGAAAGCCATCGCCGAAGGTGGCCGCGCCATGCTGTATCACGCAGCCCGTCTGGCTGACCACATGATGGCTGCACACAGCAAAGGCGATAGCGCCGGTTATGAGGCTTACGACGATAAACTGGGTTTCCTCACCCCAATCCTGAAAGCCTTTCTGACCGAGCTGGGTTATGAAGCCGCCAACCACGGCGTGCAGATTTACGGTGGTCATGGTTTTATTAAAGAGTGGGGCATGGAGCAGATTATCCGTGATGCCCAGATTTCCAAATTGTACGAAGGCACCACCGGTGTCCAGGCGCTGGATTTACTGGGCCGGAAAATTCTGCTGGGTAAAATGAAATCCTTCAACGAATTCCGGGCTGAAATGAAGGAATTTATTAAAACCCATAAAAATACCCGCGAAATGAAACCACTGATCCGGCAGCTGAAACGCGCTATGTTCCAGTGGCGTATCGGCACCTTCCGCATTGCTTTAAAAGCGGCGAAAAACCGCGATATGGTCGGTGCTGCGTCCGTGGATTATCTGATGTATTCCGGCTACATCATTATGGCGTTTTTCTGGGCCAGAATGGCGGATGCTGCGTACAGCGGCATTAAAGCCGGTAATGGCGATACGGATTTTTATAAGGCTAAAATTCAGACGGCACAATTTTATTATGATCGTCTGTTACCGCGCGCTAAGGCGCACGGAAAAATGATGCTGAAAGATCCGAAGTCGCTGATGCAGATGAAGGACGAGCATTTCTCGTTCTGA
- a CDS encoding monooxygenase yields MSVLLQIDFPFAGPFGDEMTAGFRDLAATINDEPGFIWKVWTEHAGRQEAGGIYLFTDEANAQAYLHKHTQRLQGFGVSGIQAKIFQVNDTLSVLNNAQLG; encoded by the coding sequence ATGAGCGTACTGTTACAAATCGATTTTCCCTTTGCCGGCCCCTTCGGTGACGAAATGACCGCCGGTTTCCGTGACCTGGCCGCTACCATTAACGACGAGCCGGGTTTTATCTGGAAAGTCTGGACCGAGCATGCCGGCCGTCAGGAAGCCGGTGGTATTTATCTGTTTACCGATGAAGCCAACGCCCAGGCGTACCTGCACAAGCATACCCAGCGTTTACAGGGTTTTGGCGTCAGCGGTATTCAGGCCAAAATTTTCCAGGTAAACGATACCTTATCGGTTCTGAATAACGCGCAGCTGGGCTGA
- the murI gene encoding glutamate racemase encodes MSANVLIFDSGVGGLSIVSEIRQLLPGLPLQYLMDSAAFPYGTKADDFLIQRILSVCTSAVRELNPDILVVACNTASTLALPALRQQLQLPVVGVVPAIKVAAGLSSSGQIGLLATPATVNRPYTDDLIREFAPHCEVRRFGSGELVQWAEDFIATGSVPAGLQAHLQHWLYQPRPLSHVVLGCTHFPLLKPQLQQLFPDIGWVDSGAAIARRVATLLGNQAERLQHADSAPIGCFWTGSQPPAPGVLHYLQQLGLPGDHGQLQVTEFSYT; translated from the coding sequence ATGAGCGCAAACGTCCTGATCTTCGACTCCGGTGTCGGAGGCCTGAGCATTGTCAGTGAAATCCGCCAGTTATTGCCCGGCTTACCGCTGCAGTACCTGATGGATTCCGCCGCCTTTCCTTATGGCACCAAGGCCGATGATTTTCTGATTCAGCGTATTCTCAGTGTCTGCACCAGCGCCGTGCGCGAGCTGAATCCGGATATTCTGGTGGTCGCCTGCAACACCGCCAGCACCCTGGCCTTACCAGCACTGCGCCAGCAATTACAGCTGCCGGTGGTCGGTGTGGTGCCAGCCATCAAAGTGGCGGCCGGTTTAAGCAGCAGTGGCCAGATTGGCTTGCTGGCAACCCCGGCGACGGTGAACCGCCCCTACACTGATGACCTGATCCGGGAATTTGCCCCGCATTGCGAGGTGCGCCGCTTTGGCAGCGGCGAGCTGGTGCAATGGGCGGAAGATTTTATTGCCACCGGCAGCGTACCTGCCGGCCTGCAGGCCCACCTGCAGCACTGGCTGTATCAGCCCCGGCCACTCAGCCATGTGGTGCTGGGCTGCACGCATTTTCCGCTGCTGAAACCCCAACTGCAGCAGTTGTTTCCGGATATTGGCTGGGTCGATTCCGGTGCCGCCATTGCCCGCCGGGTCGCCACCCTGCTGGGCAATCAGGCCGAACGCCTGCAACACGCAGACAGCGCACCCATTGGCTGCTTCTGGACCGGCAGCCAGCCGCCGGCGCCGGGCGTACTGCATTACCTGCAGCAGCTGGGGCTGCCGGGTGACCATGGTCAGCTGCAGGTGACCGAATTTTCTTATACATAA
- the folE gene encoding GTP cyclohydrolase I FolE: MSNLETLYRQVLSGLGEDPQREGLLDTPKRAAKAMQFLTSGYTTDINEVVNGAVFTSDNDEMVVVQGIEFYSLCEHHVLPFIGRCHIGYLPNGQVLGLSKFARIVDMFARRLQIQENMTKQIAEAVQEVTGCRGVGVIMEAQHMCMMMRGVQKQNSMMRTSVMLGDFRSNPATRDEFMRLIGM; this comes from the coding sequence ATGAGCAATCTTGAAACCCTGTACCGTCAGGTACTGTCCGGACTGGGCGAAGACCCGCAACGCGAAGGCCTGCTGGACACCCCGAAACGGGCTGCCAAAGCCATGCAGTTTCTGACCAGTGGTTACACCACCGATATTAATGAAGTGGTTAATGGTGCTGTTTTCACCAGCGATAACGACGAAATGGTGGTGGTTCAGGGTATCGAGTTCTATTCCCTGTGCGAACACCATGTTCTGCCCTTTATTGGCCGCTGCCATATCGGCTACCTGCCGAATGGCCAGGTGCTGGGGTTATCCAAATTTGCCCGTATCGTCGATATGTTTGCGCGCCGGTTGCAGATTCAGGAAAACATGACCAAGCAGATCGCCGAAGCCGTACAGGAAGTGACCGGTTGCCGCGGCGTGGGGGTGATTATGGAAGCCCAGCACATGTGCATGATGATGCGCGGCGTGCAAAAGCAGAATTCTATGATGCGTACCTCGGTGATGCTGGGTGACTTCCGCAGCAACCCGGCCACCCGTGACGAGTTCATGCGCTTGATCGGGATGTAA
- a CDS encoding sensor domain-containing diguanylate cyclase: MDLQQLLDNARRNEALLHRLQAFELQLLSCQSWSDLLRLLLQGLPEQFGLDDIRLCLVDADGQLYQSMGQSLTPEQAPWLEALEFVTHLPQCRPGPVAVNPPWHSGLVLPLLRHERCLGKLTLFSTRRDRFGDDMATDFLQHLAAVIAACLVMVEQSEQQTRLALTDPLTGVENRRGFERLYTREWARGLRQFHEFAVILLDLDFFKQVNDQHGHATGDRALQALCNTLRQIVRPSDPIGRLGGEEFALLVPGCSWSQLDSLVPRIQQAIRQMDVRNDSGQRVTMTASGSYLVVTPRAHSRIELDQVIRLLDKYLYQAKAQGRDCFLAARPPN; this comes from the coding sequence GTGGATTTACAGCAACTATTGGATAATGCCCGGCGCAATGAGGCGTTGTTGCACCGGCTGCAGGCGTTTGAATTACAGTTGTTGTCTTGTCAGAGCTGGAGTGACCTGCTGCGGTTACTGTTACAGGGGCTGCCTGAGCAGTTTGGCCTGGATGACATCAGGCTTTGTCTGGTCGATGCCGATGGTCAGTTGTATCAGTCCATGGGGCAGTCTTTGACCCCGGAACAGGCCCCCTGGCTGGAAGCTCTGGAATTTGTTACCCACTTGCCGCAGTGCCGGCCGGGGCCGGTGGCGGTAAACCCGCCCTGGCACAGTGGCCTTGTGTTGCCGTTGCTGCGGCATGAACGCTGTCTGGGCAAACTGACATTATTTTCCACCCGCCGCGACCGTTTCGGCGATGACATGGCGACCGATTTTCTGCAGCATCTGGCGGCGGTCATTGCTGCCTGCCTGGTAATGGTTGAGCAAAGCGAACAACAGACTCGGCTGGCGCTGACCGACCCGCTGACCGGGGTGGAAAACCGCCGCGGGTTTGAACGCCTGTATACCCGCGAGTGGGCCAGAGGGCTGCGCCAGTTTCACGAATTTGCCGTTATTCTGCTCGATCTGGATTTCTTCAAGCAGGTGAATGACCAGCATGGTCATGCCACCGGTGACCGTGCGCTGCAGGCGTTATGCAACACCCTGCGCCAGATTGTCCGGCCTTCTGACCCCATTGGCCGGCTTGGCGGTGAGGAGTTTGCCCTGCTGGTGCCCGGTTGTTCGTGGTCACAGCTCGATAGCCTGGTGCCCCGTATTCAGCAGGCTATCCGACAAATGGACGTGCGTAATGATAGCGGTCAGCGGGTTACCATGACCGCTTCGGGCAGTTATCTGGTTGTCACGCCCCGGGCGCACAGCCGCATTGAGCTGGATCAGGTGATTCGTTTGCTGGACAAGTATCTTTACCAGGCTAAGGCACAGGGGCGGGATTGTTTTCTGGCCGCCCGGCCACCGAATTAA
- a CDS encoding OmpW/AlkL family protein encodes MKMMKTLLAAAVVAASVPAMAYEAGDMMVKAGVINVNPKSDNIDLGALGKAQIDDNTQLGLTFTYMVSPQIGVEVLAATPFEHDVTLGGAKIASTKHLPPTVSAQYYFMDGASKVQPYVGLGVNYTNFYDVKDTASLGTKDLKDSWGWALSAGVNYDLNEQWLLNAAVWKVDIDSEIEGGAADGADVEIDPVVVMIGGGYKF; translated from the coding sequence ATGAAAATGATGAAAACCCTGCTGGCTGCTGCTGTTGTTGCTGCGTCTGTACCTGCTATGGCTTATGAAGCCGGCGATATGATGGTGAAAGCGGGTGTTATTAACGTAAACCCGAAATCAGACAATATTGATCTGGGTGCTCTCGGAAAGGCTCAGATTGACGACAATACTCAATTGGGTCTGACTTTCACCTATATGGTAAGCCCACAAATCGGTGTTGAAGTGTTAGCAGCAACTCCGTTTGAGCATGACGTGACTTTGGGTGGCGCTAAGATTGCCAGCACCAAACATCTGCCGCCGACAGTATCTGCTCAGTACTATTTCATGGATGGTGCTTCCAAGGTTCAGCCCTATGTCGGTTTGGGTGTGAACTACACCAATTTTTATGATGTGAAAGACACCGCAAGCTTAGGCACCAAGGATCTGAAAGATAGCTGGGGCTGGGCATTATCTGCTGGCGTTAACTACGACCTGAACGAACAATGGTTGTTGAACGCAGCAGTGTGGAAAGTCGATATCGATAGTGAAATTGAAGGTGGTGCTGCTGATGGTGCTGATGTTGAAATCGACCCGGTTGTCGTTATGATCGGTGGCGGTTACAAGTTCTGA
- the cls gene encoding cardiolipin synthase codes for MQELAWWIWALLVYSLGLLAAIDALWQGRTAQGTIAWVLGLILMPMITLPLYAFFGSRRFHGYLRARSHHDEDLDLIADQVQAELEPQALPPGDFTYPLYPLFRMPQVDGNHCQLLTSGADTYTQIFRAIAAAEHSVCVQFYILRDDRTGQQLADLLCNKARQGVATYLLYDEIGSRGLSRAYLQRLRKAGVRVSRFNPLRLRTRMQLNFRNHRKLVVCDGHTAFTGGFNLGDEYLGDGTALPFWRDTHVEIHGPAALSFQLAFSEDWHWATQHLPALHWQASQPAGNSRVMCIASGPADETESASLYFSHLIHSAKRRCWLVSPYFVPDQNLFNALQLAGLRGLDIRILVPEKSDSWLVQQAMRSYISSLSQCNVQFYTYKKGFLHQKVLLIDDDWSSIGSANLDNRSLRINFEINALIEDPDFARQTERMLLQDFVDAEPTGLNKHWWPVLLAKSARLLGPVL; via the coding sequence ATGCAGGAACTGGCGTGGTGGATCTGGGCACTGTTGGTGTACAGCCTTGGTTTGCTGGCCGCCATTGATGCCTTGTGGCAGGGGCGTACTGCCCAGGGCACCATCGCCTGGGTGTTGGGGTTAATACTGATGCCCATGATCACCCTGCCCCTTTATGCGTTCTTTGGCAGTCGCCGCTTTCATGGTTATTTACGCGCGCGCAGCCACCATGATGAAGACCTGGATCTGATCGCCGATCAGGTTCAGGCCGAACTCGAACCACAAGCGCTGCCTCCCGGCGACTTCACCTACCCGCTGTACCCGCTGTTCCGTATGCCTCAGGTCGATGGCAACCACTGCCAGCTGCTGACCAGCGGCGCCGACACCTACACCCAGATTTTCCGTGCCATTGCTGCCGCCGAACATTCCGTCTGTGTGCAGTTTTATATTCTGCGTGACGACCGCACCGGCCAGCAGCTGGCCGACCTGCTGTGTAATAAAGCCCGCCAGGGCGTTGCCACCTACCTGCTGTATGACGAAATCGGCAGCCGTGGCCTGAGCCGGGCGTACCTGCAGCGGTTGCGTAAAGCCGGGGTACGGGTATCGCGCTTTAATCCCCTGCGCCTGCGTACCCGTATGCAGCTGAATTTCCGCAACCACCGCAAACTGGTGGTCTGTGATGGCCACACCGCCTTTACCGGTGGTTTTAATCTGGGCGATGAATATCTGGGCGACGGTACGGCACTGCCCTTCTGGCGTGATACCCATGTGGAAATTCATGGACCGGCGGCACTGAGTTTTCAGCTGGCATTCAGTGAAGACTGGCACTGGGCGACTCAGCATCTGCCGGCCTTACACTGGCAGGCGTCACAACCAGCCGGCAACAGCCGGGTAATGTGCATTGCCTCGGGGCCGGCGGATGAAACCGAAAGCGCCAGCCTGTATTTTTCGCACCTGATTCACAGCGCCAAACGCCGCTGCTGGCTGGTCAGCCCTTATTTTGTGCCAGATCAGAATCTGTTTAATGCCCTGCAGCTGGCCGGCCTGCGGGGGCTGGATATCCGTATTCTGGTACCGGAGAAAAGCGACAGCTGGCTGGTGCAGCAGGCCATGCGCAGCTACATCAGCAGCCTCAGCCAGTGCAACGTGCAGTTTTACACCTATAAAAAAGGGTTTCTGCACCAGAAAGTGCTGCTGATAGACGATGACTGGAGCAGCATTGGCAGCGCGAATCTGGATAACCGTTCTTTACGGATTAATTTTGAAATTAATGCCCTGATCGAAGACCCGGATTTTGCCCGCCAGACCGAACGGATGCTGTTGCAGGATTTTGTCGACGCGGAACCCACCGGGTTAAACAAACACTGGTGGCCGGTATTGCTGGCCAAATCGGCCAGGTTGCTGGGGCCTGTGTTGTGA
- a CDS encoding AMP-binding protein produces MEASFWDGKRAPGVPDQIDLSKYNAVVEVIESAFQRYADRPAFTSINYTLTYRQIDEYSAAFAAYLQNHTSLQPGDRIAIQMPNILQFPIAMYGALRAGLIVVNTNPLYTEREMLHQFNDSGAKALVCMDVFARSVQNIKDQTGLKHIIVTSLADMLPFPKRNIINAAAKYIKKMVPAYSLPEAVRFRTALQQGAKFGGFVANYMRNPDDTIILQYTGGTTGVAKGAELTNRNLVANMLQSRAQLSQVDPATGKPIKPDTGVKVVAPLPLYHIYSFTVHLMALFELGDHSILIANPRDTNMFVRMIKPHQLTGFIGLNTLFVSLLNHPDFKNCDFSQLKLTLSGGTALVENTAKRWKELTGCGISEAYGLTECSPAVTMNPTNGLERMGTVGQAIAGTALKCIDPDGNEVPVGERGELCVKGPQVMKGYWNRPDATEASFTADGEWLRTGDVAVIDEDGFVKIVDRIKDMILVSGFNVYPNEIEDVVAMHPGVENAAVIGVPDDKTGEAVKLFVVALDQNLTIEDIKKHCKENLTGYKLPRHIEFRKELPMSPVGKILRRELKDEEAKKQAATA; encoded by the coding sequence GTGGAAGCTTCATTCTGGGATGGAAAGCGCGCTCCCGGCGTGCCGGATCAAATTGATTTATCCAAATACAATGCCGTGGTGGAAGTGATCGAAAGCGCGTTTCAGCGTTACGCCGATCGCCCGGCTTTTACCAGCATCAACTACACCCTGACGTACCGGCAGATCGACGAATACAGTGCCGCCTTTGCCGCCTATCTGCAGAACCACACCAGCCTGCAGCCCGGTGACCGCATTGCCATTCAGATGCCGAATATTCTGCAATTTCCCATTGCCATGTACGGTGCCCTGCGCGCCGGCCTGATTGTGGTGAACACCAACCCGCTGTACACCGAACGCGAAATGCTGCACCAGTTCAATGATTCTGGCGCCAAAGCGCTGGTGTGTATGGACGTATTCGCCCGTTCGGTGCAGAACATCAAAGATCAGACTGGCCTGAAGCACATTATTGTGACCAGCCTGGCCGATATGTTGCCGTTCCCGAAGCGCAATATTATTAACGCAGCGGCTAAATACATTAAAAAAATGGTACCGGCTTACAGCCTGCCGGAAGCCGTGCGTTTCCGCACCGCGCTGCAGCAGGGTGCTAAATTCGGCGGTTTTGTTGCCAACTATATGCGCAACCCGGATGACACCATTATTCTGCAATACACCGGCGGTACCACCGGCGTGGCCAAGGGCGCCGAGCTGACCAACCGCAACCTGGTGGCCAATATGCTGCAGTCGCGTGCACAGCTGAGCCAGGTCGACCCCGCCACCGGTAAACCCATTAAGCCCGATACCGGCGTAAAAGTGGTGGCACCGCTGCCGCTGTATCACATTTATTCGTTTACCGTGCATTTAATGGCGCTGTTCGAGCTGGGCGATCACAGCATCCTGATTGCCAACCCGCGCGACACCAATATGTTTGTGCGCATGATCAAACCGCATCAGTTAACCGGTTTTATCGGCCTGAACACGCTGTTTGTCTCTTTGCTGAACCATCCGGATTTTAAAAACTGTGATTTCAGCCAGCTGAAACTGACCTTATCCGGCGGTACCGCGCTGGTGGAAAATACCGCCAAGCGCTGGAAAGAATTAACCGGCTGCGGCATTTCAGAAGCCTATGGCTTAACCGAATGTTCACCGGCGGTAACCATGAATCCGACCAATGGTCTGGAGCGCATGGGTACCGTGGGCCAGGCCATTGCGGGCACCGCTCTGAAGTGCATTGACCCGGACGGCAATGAAGTGCCGGTGGGCGAACGCGGTGAGCTGTGCGTAAAAGGCCCGCAGGTGATGAAAGGCTACTGGAACCGTCCGGATGCCACCGAAGCCAGCTTTACCGCCGACGGTGAATGGCTGCGTACCGGTGACGTGGCGGTGATCGACGAAGACGGGTTTGTGAAAATTGTGGACCGCATCAAAGATATGATTCTGGTCTCTGGTTTTAACGTTTACCCGAACGAAATTGAAGACGTGGTTGCCATGCACCCGGGCGTTGAAAATGCTGCAGTAATCGGTGTGCCGGACGACAAAACCGGCGAAGCGGTGAAATTGTTTGTGGTGGCACTGGATCAGAATCTGACCATTGAAGACATTAAAAAACACTGCAAAGAGAACCTGACCGGTTACAAACTGCCGCGCCACATTGAATTCCGCAAGGAATTACCAATGAGCCCGGTGGGCAAAATTCTGCGCCGTGAACTGAAAGACGAAGAAGCGAAAAAACAGGCCGCTACTGCCTGA
- a CDS encoding HAMP domain-containing protein has translation MADTPASEIPASDVIAPIGRRLLYSLLSTSSLIALLSSAVMLWTDYRQGVADYDKALQQIRSSYQDSITYSLWNFDKRQLETLLQGVSNFPGVVYVQLDHDGTVLHSIGDLYRKSDQRLVIPLQYQNVTGTTELGTLRVSQSYEVLYDTLTGRAADILISQFLLIFSVAVMLLLIVHRLIARRLQRMADWASTFSLENPDLELQVDRPGDPRDELSYVAAAINDMRTTLQEDLRLREQEYDQRKQLQHQLAMAVDNAALGFCRYDLSQDAFHCNNHFATQIGSNESDIENLRQPMEFFLSCITGPEAERQVERIRQLLQGHQVRLHDSFRMLDKQQKERFFDISLQVIRYQDNRPEQVLICMIDRSKELKAREQLQQMRQQLEQEVVRQTHELHESNQELQRQLNDQQREVQRLRSGRQPHYMQTICALIAEDIQQWQSIHQLPAVQQWQEFFALDLYQNRTSLDLCAWLRQQFEQWQNDYGLQADLHIPFSLLVQENPAIPQFILRTLLLSAAQNKEQNSGNPVPLSLHVWVREDHLEARLTLPDTHWTVAPDAHAFRLCQALCGLRYDAELSHRQQEQQQIIHLILPLASA, from the coding sequence GTGGCTGATACTCCTGCTTCTGAAATCCCTGCTTCTGATGTCATTGCGCCCATTGGCCGACGGCTGCTGTACTCATTGCTGAGTACCAGCAGTCTGATCGCGCTGTTATCCAGCGCGGTGATGCTGTGGACGGATTACCGTCAGGGGGTTGCTGATTACGACAAAGCACTGCAGCAGATCCGCAGCAGCTATCAGGACAGCATCACCTACAGTCTGTGGAATTTTGACAAACGCCAGCTGGAAACCCTGCTGCAAGGGGTCAGTAATTTTCCCGGTGTGGTGTATGTTCAGCTGGATCATGATGGCACCGTTCTGCACAGCATTGGCGATCTGTACCGGAAATCGGACCAGCGGCTGGTCATTCCGCTGCAATATCAGAACGTGACCGGCACCACGGAACTGGGCACCCTGCGCGTCAGCCAAAGCTATGAGGTGCTGTACGATACCCTCACCGGCCGGGCGGCAGACATTCTTATCAGTCAGTTTCTGCTGATTTTTTCCGTGGCCGTTATGCTGCTGCTGATTGTGCACCGGCTGATTGCCCGTCGCCTGCAACGCATGGCCGACTGGGCCAGTACCTTCAGCCTGGAAAACCCGGATCTGGAATTGCAGGTAGACCGCCCCGGTGATCCGCGTGATGAACTCAGTTATGTGGCTGCGGCCATTAATGATATGCGCACTACCCTGCAGGAAGACCTGCGTTTACGCGAGCAGGAATACGACCAGCGCAAACAACTGCAGCACCAACTGGCCATGGCCGTGGATAACGCCGCACTGGGGTTTTGTCGTTATGATCTGAGCCAGGATGCCTTCCATTGCAATAACCATTTTGCCACCCAGATCGGCAGTAATGAGTCGGATATTGAGAATCTGCGCCAGCCCATGGAGTTTTTTCTCAGTTGCATCACGGGTCCGGAAGCGGAACGGCAGGTTGAGCGAATCCGGCAATTGTTACAGGGCCATCAGGTGCGTCTGCATGACAGCTTTCGCATGCTGGATAAACAGCAAAAGGAACGGTTTTTTGATATCAGTCTGCAGGTAATCCGCTATCAGGATAATCGCCCGGAGCAGGTGCTTATCTGCATGATCGACCGCAGCAAAGAATTAAAAGCCCGCGAACAACTGCAGCAAATGCGCCAGCAGCTGGAGCAGGAAGTGGTGCGTCAGACCCATGAACTGCATGAGTCAAATCAGGAACTCCAGCGCCAACTGAACGACCAGCAACGTGAAGTACAACGCTTGCGCTCGGGTCGCCAGCCGCATTATATGCAAACCATCTGTGCGCTGATTGCAGAAGATATTCAGCAATGGCAAAGCATTCATCAGCTTCCGGCCGTCCAGCAATGGCAGGAATTTTTTGCGCTGGATTTATACCAGAACCGCACCAGCCTCGACCTTTGTGCCTGGTTACGCCAGCAATTTGAACAATGGCAAAATGATTATGGGCTGCAGGCAGACCTGCATATTCCGTTTTCATTATTGGTGCAGGAAAACCCGGCCATTCCACAATTTATACTGCGTACCCTGCTGCTGAGTGCTGCCCAAAATAAAGAGCAGAACAGTGGCAACCCTGTGCCGCTGAGCCTGCATGTATGGGTTCGGGAAGATCATCTGGAAGCGCGCCTGACACTGCCGGATACGCATTGGACGGTTGCTCCCGACGCTCATGCTTTCCGGTTATGTCAGGCGCTTTGTGGCCTGCGCTACGATGCTGAATTAAGCCACCGGCAGCAGGAGCAACAACAGATTATTCATTTAATCCTGCCCCTGGCCAGCGCCTGA